Genomic window (Brachyspira hampsonii):
TTTATAGAAATACCTGAAGGCTATGAAGCCCAAGTTAGAAGCCGAAGCTCTTTAGCATTAAAAAATGGTATTTTTTGTTTAAACTCTCCTGCTACAATAGACAGTGATTATAGGGGAGAGCTGAAAATAATATTAGCATCTTTAACTGATATACCATTTACTATAAATAATGGAGATAGAATAGCTCAAATGGTTTTTGCTAAAGTTGAAAAGATATCTTTTGAAGAAGTTGATTCATTATCTGATACAGAAAGAGGAGAAGGCGGTTTTGGAAGCACAAATAAATGACTATTGATATAATTGCTCTTTTAGTTTATAATAAATTTATGAATGTAAATAAAATGCTTTTATATATTGCAATATCATCATTATCAGTAATTTCCTGCGGACTTCCAGATGTTACAGGTGTAACGCTTGAATTAAATCAGCCTTATATAACAAAAGTTATACCAGGAAATCAGAAAATAACAGTAGAATTTGAAGCCCAAAATAATGAACCATCTTTCAGTG
Coding sequences:
- the dut gene encoding dUTP diphosphatase; this encodes MLKIKIINKSKNPLPKYQTSGSSGLDLHANIENPITLNKNDIVLIPTGLFIEIPEGYEAQVRSRSSLALKNGIFCLNSPATIDSDYRGELKIILASLTDIPFTINNGDRIAQMVFAKVEKISFEEVDSLSDTERGEGGFGSTNK